A region from the Motacilla alba alba isolate MOTALB_02 chromosome 10, Motacilla_alba_V1.0_pri, whole genome shotgun sequence genome encodes:
- the LOC119705168 gene encoding skin secretory protein xP2-like — MAGRRRGLGRPRRPGSPSGPAGAGGSLEPTGTRRKEKVFPLPPRPSGKLPPPPRRLSPRPASAGLPAPADSPAPLPRRPRNAAAAPDPRHRLGEPPAPRGGDSPAALTSGGCRAPRGDERVVKGFGGQRARCPRPYLIPAEPGSPPPPPAVWAAQAGSPLPSAAILAVTGRGRRAATRDRGGAGAGRHPPGPAAPEGGGGRAPPPTGSLLSAPPRTAGPPFPPSPSRNAAPPLPPSPSRNAASAAPSHEGGSGAP, encoded by the coding sequence ATGGCAGGTCGGCGGCGAGGGCtcggccggccccgccgcccggggAGCCCCTCGGGCCCGGCGGGGGCTGGCGGGAGCCTCGAGCCGACGGGcacaaggagaaaggagaaagtttTCCCCCTCCCACCGCGGCCCAGCGGAAAGTTaccgccgcccccgcgccgcctcAGCCCCCGGCCCGCCAGCGCCGGCCTCCCCGCCCCCGCTGACAGCCCCGCGCCCCTTCCCCGCCGGCCCCGGaacgcggcggcggcgcccgaCCCGCGGCATCGCCTCGGAGAaccccccgcgccccgcggcgGTGACAGCCCCGCCGCGCTCACCTCAGGCGGGTGCCGCGCTCCCCGGGGCGACGAGCGGGTGGTGAAGGGGTTCGGGGGGCAGCGCGCTCGGTGCCCGCGCCCTTATCTCATCCCAGCGGAGCCCGGCTcgcccccgccgcctcccgccgtGTGGGCGGCTCAGGCGGGATCCCCCCTCCCCTCCGCCGCCATCTTGGCTGTCACGGGGCGGGGGAGGCGGGCGGCGACCCGTGAtcgcggcggggcgggcgcgggaCGGCACCCGCCGGGTCCCGCGGCTCCTGAGGGGGGAGGCGGCCGTGCCCCGCCGCCCACCGGGTCCCTTTTGAGCGCTCCCCCTCGCACCGCGGGTCCGCCGTTCCCGCCTTCCCCCTCACGGAACGCGGCCCCTCCGCTCCCGCCTTCCCCCTCACGGAACGCGGCGTCGGCGGCTCCGAGCCATGAAGGGGGGAGCGGAGCTCCCTAA